Proteins co-encoded in one Arthrobacter alpinus genomic window:
- the fdhD gene encoding formate dehydrogenase accessory sulfurtransferase FdhD produces the protein MGRLIRRVKATKISITDGRRVVREEALAVEEPLEIRLGHESFMVTMRTPGDDFDLVAGLLVSEGIIFEPVQLISLRFCAGEDENGQQTFNVVEAQLRPDVAMPLPAAQRHVTTSSACGICGTASIDAVHKSSHFRVAAPVDGVLLSASVLAALPDTLREQQKLFEKTGGVHAAGLFAPDGELLSLREDVGRHNAVDKVVGAAFRDKQLPLDNTILQVSGRASFELVQKAAMAGVPMLAAVSAPSSLAVELAQTAGITLVGFSRGSTLNVYTHPGRVG, from the coding sequence ATGGGACGGCTTATCCGCCGGGTCAAGGCCACCAAGATCAGCATCACCGATGGTCGCCGGGTTGTTCGCGAGGAGGCACTGGCCGTAGAGGAGCCTCTCGAAATTCGTTTAGGGCACGAGTCCTTCATGGTCACTATGCGCACCCCGGGCGATGATTTTGATCTGGTGGCAGGTTTACTGGTCTCGGAGGGGATCATCTTTGAACCTGTTCAGCTGATTTCGCTGCGGTTCTGTGCTGGCGAGGACGAAAACGGGCAGCAGACCTTCAACGTGGTTGAGGCTCAACTTCGCCCCGATGTGGCCATGCCATTACCAGCGGCCCAACGCCATGTGACTACCTCAAGCGCGTGTGGGATTTGCGGAACGGCCTCCATTGACGCCGTGCACAAGTCCTCCCACTTTAGGGTCGCTGCTCCCGTGGATGGGGTACTTCTTTCAGCGTCTGTGCTGGCAGCGCTGCCTGACACGCTGCGGGAACAACAGAAATTGTTTGAAAAGACGGGCGGCGTCCACGCGGCGGGGCTGTTTGCCCCGGATGGGGAGCTCCTCTCGCTGCGTGAAGACGTTGGCCGGCACAATGCCGTGGACAAGGTGGTGGGTGCCGCGTTCAGGGACAAGCAGCTCCCCTTGGACAACACCATTTTGCAGGTCTCGGGACGGGCCTCGTTTGAGCTCGTTCAAAAGGCAGCGATGGCAGGGGTGCCGATGCTCGCGGCCGTGAGTGCGCCGTCGTCCTTGGCTGTTGAACTGGCCCAAACCGCGGGGATCACTCTGGTGGGCTTTAGTCGCGGCAGCACGTTAAACGTGTACACACATCCCGGGCGCGTAGGCTGA